The nucleotide sequence GAGTCGCTGTTGCACGACCTGGCCGCCTATCGGCATCGCAAGGGGCATCCGTTGACCGTCGTGTTCGACGGCTGGCAACAGGGGCATCCCGTTGAACATCGCGAGCATCGCGCAGGGGTTCAGGTGATCTACTCACGCCGGGGCGAGAAGGCCGATCAGGTTATTCAGCGGCTTGCGCGCGAGTATGGATCGGCTTGCGCTGTGGTGAGCTCCGACCATGAAATCGTGGCGACGGCCAGGGCGCATGGCGCGACGGTGATGACCGCGCAGTTGTTTATGAGCAAATTGGCAGGGAGCGGACTGTCGTCAGGGCCGATCCAGGGCAAAGAACTCGATTTTGGAGAGGACGAGCGGCCCCGCCGGGGACCCGAGAAGAAGGGCAATCCGAGGAAGCTCCCCAAGGCGGTCCGTGAACGGAACCGTCAGCTCAAGCGATTTTGAACAGCCGTTTGGCGTTGCGGGTGGTGGCGAGGGCGATTTTCTCGGGCGACATGCCGACTTCATCGGCGCGAACGGTGGCGAGCTGTTGCGCCACATCCGCGACATAGGCCGGTTCATTCCGTTTCCCGCGATGCGGGACCGGTGTCAGATAGGGACAG is from Nitrospira sp. and encodes:
- a CDS encoding NYN domain-containing protein; amino-acid sequence: MATHLIIDGYNLLGAQSAAKSEMARESLLHDLAAYRHRKGHPLTVVFDGWQQGHPVEHREHRAGVQVIYSRRGEKADQVIQRLAREYGSACAVVSSDHEIVATARAHGATVMTAQLFMSKLAGSGLSSGPIQGKELDFGEDERPRRGPEKKGNPRKLPKAVRERNRQLKRF